The following proteins come from a genomic window of Suricata suricatta isolate VVHF042 chromosome 5, meerkat_22Aug2017_6uvM2_HiC, whole genome shotgun sequence:
- the C5H3orf33 gene encoding protein C3orf33 homolog isoform X3, with translation MAGRPTAPASQAPDQDGAAPNVVARVSKWADDHLRLVRNVSTVMAIAGIMLLLRSIRLTSKFTSSSDIPVEFIRKNVKLRGRLRRITENGLEVEHIPITFPIITSWRKEPCGVLLVKLAGVELTETGKMWLQKELKPSQLLWFQLLAKENSALICYLLVNKKLT, from the exons ATGGCGGGGCGGCCTACGGCCCCCGCCTCGCAGGCGCCGGACCAGGACGGAGCGGCGCCCAACGTGGTGGCTCGGGTCTCGAAATGGGCGGACGACCACCTGCGCCTCGTCCGG AACGTCAGCACCGTAATGGCCATAGCTGGAATAATGTTACTTCTAAGAAGTATTCGGCTG ACATCAAAATTTACAAGTTCTTCAGATATTCCAGTAGAATTTATAAGAAAGAATGTTAAACTACGTGGACGGTTACGCCGAATAACCGAGAATGGTTTAGAAGTTGAGCATATTCCCATCACCTTCCCTATTATAACTTCATGGAGAA AAGAGCCGTGTGGTGTTTTGCTGGTTAAGCTGGCAGGAGTAGAACTCACTGAAACCGGGAAGATGTGGttacaaaaagaattaaaaccttCCCAACTGCTATGGTTTCAACTTCTTGCAAAAGAGAATTCAGCACTTATTTGCTATCTTCTAGTGAATAAG AAACTTACTTAA
- the C5H3orf33 gene encoding protein C3orf33 homolog isoform X2, protein MAGRPTAPASQAPDQDGAAPNVVARVSKWADDHLRLVRTSKFTSSSDIPVEFIRKNVKLRGRLRRITENGLEVEHIPITFPIITSWRKEPCGVLLVKLAGVELTETGKMWLQKELKPSQLLWFQLLAKENSALICYLLVNKGRYFSVSLNEEILRRGLGKTVLVKGLDYDSKIYWKIHRNLLKAELTALKKGEGIWKEEYEKESYLEKFKDSWREIWKKDSYLKKIGSDFNLKKESYYDKFRRTYETWKDNINNYSLILKFRELMNRIYFRRKG, encoded by the exons ATGGCGGGGCGGCCTACGGCCCCCGCCTCGCAGGCGCCGGACCAGGACGGAGCGGCGCCCAACGTGGTGGCTCGGGTCTCGAAATGGGCGGACGACCACCTGCGCCTCGTCCGG ACATCAAAATTTACAAGTTCTTCAGATATTCCAGTAGAATTTATAAGAAAGAATGTTAAACTACGTGGACGGTTACGCCGAATAACCGAGAATGGTTTAGAAGTTGAGCATATTCCCATCACCTTCCCTATTATAACTTCATGGAGAA AAGAGCCGTGTGGTGTTTTGCTGGTTAAGCTGGCAGGAGTAGAACTCACTGAAACCGGGAAGATGTGGttacaaaaagaattaaaaccttCCCAACTGCTATGGTTTCAACTTCTTGCAAAAGAGAATTCAGCACTTATTTGCTATCTTCTAGTGAATAAG gGTAGATATTTTAGTGTGAGTCTGAATGAAGAAATTTTGAGAAGAGGCCTTGGCAAAACTGTTCTTGTTAAAGGGCTAGATTATGACTCTAAAATCTATTGGAAAATTCACAGAAACTTACTTAAAGCTGAATTAACAgccttaaaaaaaggagaaggaatatggaaggaagaatatgaaaaagaaagttatttggAAAAATTCAAAGACTCCTGGAGAGaaatatggaaaaaagacagttatttaaaaaaaattggatcagatttcaatttgaaaaaagaaagttattatgACAAATTTAGAAGGACTTATGAAACATGGAAAGACAACATAAATAACTACTCCTTGATACTGAAGTTCAGAGAACTTATGAATCGCATATACTTTCGTAGAAAAGGGTGA
- the C5H3orf33 gene encoding protein C3orf33 homolog isoform X1: MAGRPTAPASQAPDQDGAAPNVVARVSKWADDHLRLVRNVSTVMAIAGIMLLLRSIRLTSKFTSSSDIPVEFIRKNVKLRGRLRRITENGLEVEHIPITFPIITSWRKEPCGVLLVKLAGVELTETGKMWLQKELKPSQLLWFQLLAKENSALICYLLVNKGRYFSVSLNEEILRRGLGKTVLVKGLDYDSKIYWKIHRNLLKAELTALKKGEGIWKEEYEKESYLEKFKDSWREIWKKDSYLKKIGSDFNLKKESYYDKFRRTYETWKDNINNYSLILKFRELMNRIYFRRKG; the protein is encoded by the exons ATGGCGGGGCGGCCTACGGCCCCCGCCTCGCAGGCGCCGGACCAGGACGGAGCGGCGCCCAACGTGGTGGCTCGGGTCTCGAAATGGGCGGACGACCACCTGCGCCTCGTCCGG AACGTCAGCACCGTAATGGCCATAGCTGGAATAATGTTACTTCTAAGAAGTATTCGGCTG ACATCAAAATTTACAAGTTCTTCAGATATTCCAGTAGAATTTATAAGAAAGAATGTTAAACTACGTGGACGGTTACGCCGAATAACCGAGAATGGTTTAGAAGTTGAGCATATTCCCATCACCTTCCCTATTATAACTTCATGGAGAA AAGAGCCGTGTGGTGTTTTGCTGGTTAAGCTGGCAGGAGTAGAACTCACTGAAACCGGGAAGATGTGGttacaaaaagaattaaaaccttCCCAACTGCTATGGTTTCAACTTCTTGCAAAAGAGAATTCAGCACTTATTTGCTATCTTCTAGTGAATAAG gGTAGATATTTTAGTGTGAGTCTGAATGAAGAAATTTTGAGAAGAGGCCTTGGCAAAACTGTTCTTGTTAAAGGGCTAGATTATGACTCTAAAATCTATTGGAAAATTCACAGAAACTTACTTAAAGCTGAATTAACAgccttaaaaaaaggagaaggaatatggaaggaagaatatgaaaaagaaagttatttggAAAAATTCAAAGACTCCTGGAGAGaaatatggaaaaaagacagttatttaaaaaaaattggatcagatttcaatttgaaaaaagaaagttattatgACAAATTTAGAAGGACTTATGAAACATGGAAAGACAACATAAATAACTACTCCTTGATACTGAAGTTCAGAGAACTTATGAATCGCATATACTTTCGTAGAAAAGGGTGA